The sequence GCGACGCGACCGGGTCAGCCGTGCCGATAGGGAAAGTACCGAGCGGGCAATGCGGCGTCTTGGGCGAAGCGCTGCCAGTCGAAATGCGGACCGGGGTCGGTCTTGCGGCCCGGTGCGATGTCGGAGTGGCCGACGAGCGCATCGATCGGATAGCGAGCGACGAGCGCCTTCACGAGTGCGGCCAGCGTCTCGTATTGCGGCACTTCGAACGCCGTGTCGTCGCTGCCCTCCAGCTCGACGCCGATCGAGAAGTCGTTGCAGCGTTCACGGCCGAAGAAGTTCGAGAGGCCCGCGTGCCACGCACGCTCGTTGCACGAGACGAACTGCTCGAGGACGCCGTCGCGCCGGATCACGAAATGCGACGAGACGCGCAAGCCGCGCAGATGCGCGTCGTAGTACGGGTGCGCGTCGCAGTCGAGCCGGTTCAGGAAGAGATCGGCGATCGCGCTGCCGCCGAACTCGCCGGGCGGCAGGCTGATGTTGTGGATCACGATCAGCGTCGGCGCCGCGCCATCGGGTCGCGCTTCGAAGTTCGGCGACGGCAGTGCGCGCGCCGCGCTCACCCAGCCGTCCGCGCCAACGGTCAAGCCTATGCTCATCGAGCGGTGCGCCCGGTCGGGCGGGCCGCGTAGCGCTCGGCGTGCTCGGCGCAGCAAAAGCGCTGCCCCGCGGCAAGGATCGATTCGCTTTGCGGCGTATGCACGCCGCAAGTCGCGCAGCGGACCATCGGCTCGGCGAGCTGCCGCGATTGCGACTGCGCTTGCGCGCCGCCGGTGTTGCCGGGGTTCGCGTCAGGCCGCGCACTCGTATCGAACGGGCCGTTGCGCGGCGCGTCGGCGGCATTGCCCACGCGCCGCAACGCCTTCACGAGCCATTGGCCGGCGAAGAACAGCAGGATCAGAAGAAGAAGTTGTCGCATGGGGTCAAACAGCGTGTCAAACCACGGGACGGTGCAGCAGCACCTCAAAGACGAAGCGGCTGCCGACATAGGCCAGCAGCAGCGCAACGAACGACGCGAGCACCCAGCGCAACGCCGCGCGGCCGCGCCAGCCGGATACCTTGCGCGCCGTGAGCAACGCGCCGAACATCAGCCAGGACAAGATCGCGAAGACGGTCTTGTGATCGAGCTTGATCGCGCGGTCCACCAGCTGCTCACTAAATAGGATGCCGGACAAGAGCGTGAGCGTGAGCAGCACGAACCCCGCCGAGATCAGCCGGAACAGCAGCTTTTCGAGCGTGAGGAGCGGCGGCAGCGTATCGAGCCAGCTCGAGAGCCACCCGCCGTTCGCGCCGGTGCCGCGTTGCGCCGCGCCACGCATCGCATGCAATCGGCGCTCGGCGAACAGCATCAGCACGGCGTGCAGCGCGGCGATCGCGAAGAGCCCGTACGCGACATTCGCAATGATGAAATGCAGCTTGAACATCGGCGCCGCCGCATACGACAGCACGCGCACTCCGCCGAACGCGAGCGGCATCAGCGACGCGACGCACGCGAGCGGCAGCACGAGGAGCCGCAAGCCGTCGAGCGGGAAGAAGAAACTCTCGATCCAGTAGATGCCGGCGCCGAGCCAGAACATCGCGGAGAGTGCGAACGCGAAGCCGAACACCATCGCGTTCTGCGGAAAGATCGTCGTGTGCAGCAGTACGCCGTGCGCGAGCAGCGCGACAAAGAGCAGCCAGCGCCCCTGCACGCTCATGCCCGACGCGGCCGACACCGGCGCGCGCGCGTCCCGGCCCGCCGGTACCGGCGGCACGCTCGAGAGCATCGTTTGCGCCTCCACGTGCCGATGGGCGCGCCAGCCCGCGACGGCAAGGCCGCCGTAAAGAAGCGCAGTGAGGGCATACAGTACAATATCCATGTTCGAAGTTTACACTAGGGCCCTTCCCCGCGACGTCTCCCGTTTCGTCAGCCGCGCGCCAGGTGCCCGCACTGTCCATCGCTCCCCATGCTCGACAATCTCACCACACGGATGGCGCGCGTCGTCAAGACGCTGCGCGGCGAAGCCCGGCTCACCGAGGCGAACACACAGGAGATGCTGCGCGAAGTGCGCCTCGCGCTCCTCGAAGCCGACGTGGCGCTGCCCGTCGTGCGCGAATTCATCGCGAAGGTGAAGGAAAAGGCGCTCGGCGAAGAAGTGCTGTCGAGCCTGACGCCGGGCCAGGCGCTCGTCGGCGTCGTGCAGCGCGAGCTGACAGCCGTGATCGGCGGCGACTATGAAGGCAAGGCCGTCGAGCTCAATCTCGCCGTCACGCCGCCCGCGATCGTCCTGATGGCCGGCCTGCAAGGCGCCGGTAAAACGACCACGGTCGGCAAGCTCGCGAAACTGCTGCGCGAGAAGTACAAGAAGAAGGTGCTCACGGTTTCCTGCGACGTCTACCGCCCTGCCGCTATCGCGCAGTTGAAGACGGTGACGGAGCAAGTCGGCGCCGACTTCTTCCCGTCCGAGCCCGATCAGAAGCCGGTCGATATCGCGCGCGCCGCGGTCGATTGGGCGAAGCGCCACTATCACGACGTGCTGCTCGTCGATACGGCCGGCCGTCTCGGCATCGACGAAGCGATGATGAACGAAATCAGCGCGCTGCACGCGGAGCTGAAGCCGGCGGAAACGCTCTTCGTCGTCGACGCGATGCTCGGCCAGGACGCCGTCAACACCGCCAAGGCGTTCAACGACGCGCTGCCGCTCACCGGCGTCGTGCTCACCAAGCTCGATGGCGACTCGCGCGGCGGCGCGGCGCTGTCGGTGCGTCACGTGACCGGCAAGCCGATCAAGTTCGTCGGCGTCGCCGAAAAGCTCGACGGCCTTGAAGTGTTCTATCCGGACCGGATGGCGAACCGGATCCTCGGCATGGGCGACATTCTCGCGCTCGTCGAGGAAGCGCAGCGCGGCGTCGACGTGCAAGCCGCCCAGAAGCTCGCCGACAAGGTCAAGAAAGGCGGCGACTTCGATCTCAACGATTTCCGCGCACAGCTTTCGCAGATGAAGAACATGGGCGGCCTGTCGTCGCTGATGGATAAACTCCCCGCGCAGTTCCAGCAAGCCGCGGCCGGCGCCGACATGGGCCAGGCCGAAAAGCAGATGCGCCGCATGGAAGGCATCATCAACTCGATGACGCCGCAGGAGCGTGCGAAACCCGAACTCATCAAGGCGACCCGCAAGCGCCGCATCGCGGCCGGCGCCGGCGTGCAGGTGCAGGAAGTGAACCGCATGCTCAACCAGTACGAGCAGATGCGCACCATGATGAAGAAGCTCAAGGGCGGCAACCTGCAGAAGATGATGCGCGGCATGAAGGGCATGCTGCCGGGCATGCGCTGAGCGGTCCGTTCAAGGCGGCGGAAAGACGGCTCACGGGCTAACACAGCGCTGTCTTTTGCGCCGCTATCAAGGATGGCGGAGCGCGCGGGTTTATGCTGTAGCGTGCGCCGCCGTTCTCTCCCACACTAATGTATACAGTCACCGTCCGTCAGACGTCATGAATCGCGAAGAAGCTCTCCACATTTTCCGCCACTCCGAAGAGATCGTATCGGCCACCGAGGTCGACGCGTCGATAGCGAAAATGGCGCAGGCCATCCGCACCGAAATGAGCGAGGACTTTCCGCTCGTGCTGTCGGTGATGGGCGGCGCGGCGGTATTCACCGGCATGCTGCTGCCGCACCTCGACTTCCCGCTCGAATTCGACTACATCCACCTGACCCGCTACCGCAACACCACGAAGGGCGGCAGCGACATGCAGTGGCGCGTCGCGCCGGCCGAGTCGGTGAAGGATCGCGTCGTGCTCGTGCTCGACGACATCCTCGACGAAGGCGAAACGATGGCCGCGATCCGCGACCGTATTCTGGCGATGGGCGCGAAGCGCTTCCTGTCTGCCGTGCTGTGCGAGAAGCTGATCGATAAGGACAAGCCGCTGCGCCCCGACTTCTGCGGCTTCGAAGTGCCCGACCGCTACGTGTTCGGCTGCGGGATGGACGCGAAGGGCTACTGGCGCAACCTGCCGACGATCCGCGCGCTGACCGACGGCGCCTGACGCACCCGCCGCCGCGACCTGTTGCCCGCGGCAGCTCAGCTCAATAAAAAAAGCGGCCAAACGGCCTAATGCCGTTCAGTTAAGGTCCCGCTTCAGGTACCGGACGGTGTAACGGAAAGGTCTGGACTTGACGGCCCGAGCGCATGAGCGCCCGGGCCGTTTTTCGTTGGGAAGCTGCTTGAGGCGCTCGCGCAGGCGCGCGAGTAGCGCAGGGAGTTTGCCGT comes from Trinickia violacea and encodes:
- a CDS encoding PP0621 family protein translates to MRQLLLLILLFFAGQWLVKALRRVGNAADAPRNGPFDTSARPDANPGNTGGAQAQSQSRQLAEPMVRCATCGVHTPQSESILAAGQRFCCAEHAERYAARPTGRTAR
- a CDS encoding hypoxanthine-guanine phosphoribosyltransferase — translated: MNREEALHIFRHSEEIVSATEVDASIAKMAQAIRTEMSEDFPLVLSVMGGAAVFTGMLLPHLDFPLEFDYIHLTRYRNTTKGGSDMQWRVAPAESVKDRVVLVLDDILDEGETMAAIRDRILAMGAKRFLSAVLCEKLIDKDKPLRPDFCGFEVPDRYVFGCGMDAKGYWRNLPTIRALTDGA
- the ampD gene encoding 1,6-anhydro-N-acetylmuramyl-L-alanine amidase AmpD, with the protein product MSIGLTVGADGWVSAARALPSPNFEARPDGAAPTLIVIHNISLPPGEFGGSAIADLFLNRLDCDAHPYYDAHLRGLRVSSHFVIRRDGVLEQFVSCNERAWHAGLSNFFGRERCNDFSIGVELEGSDDTAFEVPQYETLAALVKALVARYPIDALVGHSDIAPGRKTDPGPHFDWQRFAQDAALPARYFPYRHG
- the ffh gene encoding signal recognition particle protein, with the translated sequence MLDNLTTRMARVVKTLRGEARLTEANTQEMLREVRLALLEADVALPVVREFIAKVKEKALGEEVLSSLTPGQALVGVVQRELTAVIGGDYEGKAVELNLAVTPPAIVLMAGLQGAGKTTTVGKLAKLLREKYKKKVLTVSCDVYRPAAIAQLKTVTEQVGADFFPSEPDQKPVDIARAAVDWAKRHYHDVLLVDTAGRLGIDEAMMNEISALHAELKPAETLFVVDAMLGQDAVNTAKAFNDALPLTGVVLTKLDGDSRGGAALSVRHVTGKPIKFVGVAEKLDGLEVFYPDRMANRILGMGDILALVEEAQRGVDVQAAQKLADKVKKGGDFDLNDFRAQLSQMKNMGGLSSLMDKLPAQFQQAAAGADMGQAEKQMRRMEGIINSMTPQERAKPELIKATRKRRIAAGAGVQVQEVNRMLNQYEQMRTMMKKLKGGNLQKMMRGMKGMLPGMR
- a CDS encoding cytochrome C assembly family protein is translated as MDIVLYALTALLYGGLAVAGWRAHRHVEAQTMLSSVPPVPAGRDARAPVSAASGMSVQGRWLLFVALLAHGVLLHTTIFPQNAMVFGFAFALSAMFWLGAGIYWIESFFFPLDGLRLLVLPLACVASLMPLAFGGVRVLSYAAAPMFKLHFIIANVAYGLFAIAALHAVLMLFAERRLHAMRGAAQRGTGANGGWLSSWLDTLPPLLTLEKLLFRLISAGFVLLTLTLLSGILFSEQLVDRAIKLDHKTVFAILSWLMFGALLTARKVSGWRGRAALRWVLASFVALLLAYVGSRFVFEVLLHRPVV